In the Candidatus Baltobacteraceae bacterium genome, one interval contains:
- a CDS encoding lysophospholipid acyltransferase family protein, which yields MTFYAFARAVTGAWCYGPLRMRVVGIENVPMSGPLIVACNHISYVDPVALGVALPRRVWYMAKVELFRIPVLGPTIAALGAYPVDRGKGDVAAIRGSLRVLKEGKVIGIFPEGTRNLHGDATVHTGVALLASLARAPVLPAFVRGGDRAKRFGKLSVAFGEPIRVAGGHKGKASREELANWTSAIMAQVRSLGEKLERGD from the coding sequence GTGACATTTTACGCTTTCGCGCGAGCCGTGACCGGTGCGTGGTGCTACGGACCGCTGCGCATGCGCGTGGTCGGGATTGAGAACGTTCCGATGAGCGGTCCGTTGATCGTCGCCTGCAATCACATCAGCTACGTCGATCCGGTTGCGCTGGGCGTTGCGCTTCCGCGCCGGGTTTGGTACATGGCAAAAGTCGAGCTGTTCCGCATCCCGGTCCTGGGTCCGACGATCGCCGCCCTTGGCGCGTATCCGGTCGATCGCGGCAAAGGTGACGTGGCGGCGATTCGCGGTTCTCTGCGAGTCTTAAAGGAAGGGAAGGTGATCGGCATCTTTCCGGAGGGCACGCGGAACCTGCACGGTGACGCAACCGTTCACACGGGGGTGGCCCTGCTCGCCTCGCTCGCCCGTGCGCCGGTTCTGCCCGCGTTCGTGCGTGGTGGGGACCGCGCCAAGCGGTTTGGAAAGCTCAGCGTCGCCTTCGGAGAACCCATTAGGGTGGCCGGGGGTCACAAAGGGAAAGCCAGCCGCGAGGAATTGGCGAATTGGACCAGTGCGATCATGGCGCAAGTTCGTTCGCTCGGGGAGAAATTGGAACGTGGAGATTAA
- the ispH gene encoding 4-hydroxy-3-methylbut-2-enyl diphosphate reductase has translation MEIKRAKTQGFCFGVAITVKKAEEAVASGAEVTTLGHVVHNPQMVAKLEDQGLRNADSVDEVDSGTLFVRAHGLPVSVYEKAQQKGLTILDATCPMVTKIHVQAEKLRADGYKIIVIGDPNHAEVKGTLSHVPGAWCIQTADDVAALPRASRVGVVVQSTWSGSGFAEIVRRLTEKYYEVRAVNTICTDTHNRQFEATKLSQDVEVMVVVGGKHSANTRHLAELATTNGARTYHIEGADELEAQWFSGVQTAGLMSGASTPGWLVDQVADRMNALADGGVKSHLT, from the coding sequence GTGGAGATTAAACGCGCGAAGACACAAGGGTTCTGCTTCGGCGTCGCCATCACAGTGAAAAAGGCCGAAGAAGCCGTTGCGTCGGGCGCGGAGGTAACGACGCTTGGACATGTCGTTCACAATCCGCAGATGGTCGCGAAGCTCGAAGATCAAGGCCTGCGCAACGCCGATTCGGTCGACGAGGTTGATTCGGGGACACTCTTTGTTCGCGCCCACGGTCTGCCGGTCTCCGTCTACGAGAAGGCGCAGCAGAAGGGCCTAACGATTCTCGACGCCACTTGCCCGATGGTGACGAAGATTCACGTGCAAGCCGAGAAGCTGCGCGCGGACGGTTACAAGATCATTGTGATCGGCGATCCCAACCACGCAGAGGTGAAAGGGACGCTCTCGCACGTGCCTGGCGCGTGGTGCATTCAGACTGCCGATGACGTAGCCGCGTTACCGCGAGCGAGCCGTGTCGGCGTCGTGGTGCAGTCGACGTGGTCGGGAAGCGGTTTCGCAGAGATCGTCCGGCGTCTCACCGAGAAATATTACGAAGTGCGTGCCGTAAATACGATCTGTACCGATACGCACAACCGGCAATTCGAAGCGACGAAGCTTTCGCAAGACGTCGAGGTCATGGTGGTGGTCGGCGGCAAGCATTCGGCAAACACACGGCATCTCGCCGAGCTTGCGACGACGAACGGCGCTCGAACCTACCATATTGAAGGTGCGGATGAGCTTGAGGCTCAGTGGTTTTCGGGTGTGCAAACCGCCGGTCTGATGTCGGGCGCCTCAACTCCAGGATGGCTCGTCGATCAGGTTGCGGATCGTATGAATGCTCTGGCAGACGGAGGCGTTAAGTCGCACCTGACATAG
- a CDS encoding polyprenyl synthetase family protein produces the protein MLERFERALEETVSVLLRPMGASPIGEQVRWHFGIGTGGSGPRRGKRLRPRLLFNAAFEEGGTFEQGIDAAIGIECLHNYSLVHDDIEDGDELRHGTETVWARYGIAHGVNAGDSMCAVSYLALLRNTAQLPPHRIGAMMQVLHYANLGMCAGQGYDIGFETAAHVTSDEYFAMIDGKTAALFGAACELGAHAAGCDDKRASAYGDLGRCYGRAFQIRDDVLGTWGSTEETGKPSGSDIARRKWSFPVVWALSGEPSSARDAIMRRYALRTPLESADVRAIVEALDELGARQAADEAVDAQLHDAERIAESHQIDRGHSVRTLFTRSARRVA, from the coding sequence GTGCTCGAGCGATTCGAGCGCGCGCTCGAAGAAACAGTGTCGGTGTTGTTGCGGCCGATGGGCGCCTCACCGATAGGCGAGCAGGTTCGTTGGCATTTCGGGATCGGGACGGGCGGTTCAGGGCCGCGTCGCGGGAAGCGCCTGCGTCCGCGCCTCTTGTTCAATGCCGCGTTCGAAGAAGGCGGAACCTTCGAACAAGGGATCGATGCAGCGATCGGTATCGAGTGTTTGCACAACTATTCACTGGTTCACGATGATATCGAGGACGGCGATGAGCTGCGTCACGGAACCGAGACGGTTTGGGCGCGCTACGGCATCGCGCACGGCGTCAATGCCGGCGATTCGATGTGCGCGGTGTCGTATCTCGCGCTGCTGCGAAACACCGCACAACTCCCGCCGCACCGCATCGGCGCGATGATGCAGGTTTTGCATTACGCAAATTTGGGAATGTGCGCCGGGCAAGGGTACGATATCGGTTTCGAGACCGCGGCGCACGTGACGAGCGACGAATATTTCGCAATGATCGACGGGAAAACCGCCGCGCTCTTCGGCGCCGCATGCGAACTGGGAGCGCATGCCGCAGGGTGCGATGACAAGCGCGCGAGCGCGTATGGTGATCTCGGCCGCTGTTACGGGCGTGCATTTCAGATCCGAGATGACGTTCTGGGGACGTGGGGCTCAACGGAAGAGACTGGTAAGCCGAGCGGGAGCGATATCGCGCGGCGCAAATGGAGCTTTCCGGTCGTATGGGCACTTTCTGGAGAACCCTCGTCAGCACGCGACGCGATTATGCGACGCTACGCGCTGCGCACACCGCTCGAATCGGCCGACGTGCGCGCGATCGTCGAAGCGCTGGACGAGCTGGGCGCGCGGCAGGCCGCGGATGAAGCCGTCGACGCGCAGCTGCACGATGCGGAGCGCATTGCGGAGTCCCATCAGATCGATCGCGGACATTCGGTTCGCACGCTCTTCACGCGTTCCGCCCGTCGCGTCGCTTAG
- a CDS encoding phospholipid carrier-dependent glycosyltransferase, giving the protein MSTRAAADRPGIERRVNTSTVFWGILLAGFVVRMLLIPSEGYRGDVNSFMSWALTAAQNPLSQFYVKAGFADYPPGYLFILWIAGKIYLIVPHAQGDYSLLHFLVKLPACAFDLVNAALIAWIVRRLVSETWGNIAAAIYLFNPATIYVSAYWGQVDAVPAAFMLGAVALLLYASDDSAPRRRLVIIGAWLSISYAILIKPPSVMIALMMLAWTFASTDAGVRVRRMADSALGIASGLVLALFVALIFNPNIATAFAWLFERYSFGSAVYPYNSVNAYNLHSLIRPFWQSDTVPIAIGSISLGPMWVWGGILVAAATALIITRYLQRRDDAAFLEACMLVSLAFFTLATRMHERYIFNAFVLVIPLAALGRRYKYATVALSITFLANLWYSLYYARAMDAKWPVDATDIFPLLDHSMSAIVVITFFVLGYMYLGAKPLETKSESGPTLLDRANLWIGRIWFAPRLGLIGMTRTDWIVVAGFTVFAFVLDFMWYWNPNERYFDEIYYPRSGIEYLKGVRINTDWEFPFEWTHPPLTKLLIALSIWMFGGVAHGDNGWGWRFLNVVCGTLMVPLCYVFAKRLLGSTLFASIAAFMLTFDGFRFVQSRIATPEIWVATFGLGLLYAFYRLWTATQVRIRLQIPGEFGWRFILTLIAGTLVAVLFSFGLNKLGTQPTDPELIWKSHVMAFLYAELGIYILARWVGRRFVAPVATAVSYGEGSEVLLTDRERKVVRFDGGGTGELKYDDLAITYKRDGSAIYKTPEGTATFTPEGEMRTEDGTIKAADAQTWLVATIVMMSLLAASKWNGLFDMFVLFVAIAIVFAQRFIPRPAIFGNPRGFTPDQLIAGMLFVMATFYFACYFPNYRLGYNFSDIVGMQWQMFWYHDELSKTNPASLHHPYGSYWWQWPTLFAPISYYWHDWRTGLAASNSGACCVAEILALPNPLVWWFGLFSVPAMAWWGYVERNKGYLLLFAAYLFQWLPWILTPRIAFEYHFFPNLPIIVIANAVVLQRAWYKAENRFWIASYLAGVLACFIFFYPVLAAMPITYDQWHQRMWLDNWLDILPGHWHPHGLSWIKPN; this is encoded by the coding sequence GTGAGCACGCGCGCCGCCGCGGACAGGCCGGGCATCGAGCGGCGAGTGAATACGTCGACGGTTTTCTGGGGCATCCTGCTCGCCGGCTTCGTCGTGCGCATGCTGCTGATTCCGTCCGAAGGTTATCGCGGCGACGTCAACTCGTTCATGTCTTGGGCCCTCACAGCCGCCCAAAATCCGCTTTCGCAGTTTTACGTAAAGGCGGGATTTGCCGACTATCCGCCCGGCTATTTATTCATTTTGTGGATCGCCGGCAAGATCTACCTGATCGTACCGCACGCGCAAGGCGACTACAGTCTGCTGCACTTTTTGGTCAAGCTGCCCGCCTGCGCATTCGATTTGGTCAATGCAGCGTTGATCGCGTGGATCGTCCGGCGTCTCGTTTCCGAGACCTGGGGTAATATCGCGGCCGCGATTTATCTCTTCAACCCAGCCACGATCTACGTTTCGGCGTACTGGGGACAAGTCGATGCGGTGCCGGCGGCATTTATGCTCGGCGCCGTTGCGCTCTTGCTGTATGCGAGCGACGATTCGGCGCCACGGCGGCGTTTAGTTATTATCGGTGCGTGGCTCTCTATCAGCTATGCGATTCTGATAAAGCCGCCTTCGGTGATGATCGCGCTGATGATGCTGGCTTGGACATTTGCATCGACCGACGCCGGCGTGCGCGTGCGGCGCATGGCCGACTCTGCCCTCGGTATCGCAAGCGGACTCGTGCTGGCGCTCTTCGTTGCACTGATATTCAATCCAAACATCGCAACCGCGTTCGCCTGGCTTTTCGAACGGTACTCGTTCGGTAGCGCAGTCTATCCGTACAATTCCGTCAACGCGTACAACCTCCATAGCTTGATACGCCCCTTCTGGCAATCGGATACCGTTCCGATTGCGATTGGTTCGATTTCGCTCGGACCAATGTGGGTTTGGGGCGGCATTCTCGTGGCGGCCGCTACCGCGCTGATCATCACCCGCTATCTGCAGCGACGCGACGACGCAGCCTTTCTCGAAGCTTGCATGCTCGTATCGCTCGCATTCTTCACGCTGGCGACGCGCATGCACGAGCGCTATATCTTCAATGCATTCGTGCTCGTGATTCCGCTCGCGGCGCTCGGCCGGCGCTATAAGTATGCGACCGTTGCGCTCAGCATCACATTCCTTGCCAACCTGTGGTATTCACTCTACTACGCACGTGCGATGGACGCAAAGTGGCCGGTCGACGCAACCGATATCTTTCCACTACTCGATCATTCGATGTCGGCGATCGTCGTCATCACGTTCTTTGTCCTCGGCTACATGTATCTGGGCGCGAAGCCGCTCGAGACGAAGTCCGAATCGGGTCCCACGCTCCTCGATCGCGCGAATCTTTGGATCGGCCGAATCTGGTTCGCGCCGCGGCTAGGCTTGATCGGCATGACGCGTACGGACTGGATCGTCGTGGCCGGTTTTACCGTCTTTGCGTTTGTCCTCGATTTCATGTGGTATTGGAATCCAAACGAGCGGTACTTCGACGAGATCTACTATCCGCGCAGCGGTATCGAGTATCTCAAGGGCGTTCGCATCAACACCGACTGGGAATTTCCGTTCGAGTGGACCCATCCGCCGCTAACGAAGCTGCTGATCGCACTGTCGATCTGGATGTTCGGTGGCGTGGCCCACGGCGATAACGGTTGGGGTTGGCGCTTCCTGAACGTCGTGTGCGGGACGCTGATGGTGCCGCTCTGCTATGTGTTCGCGAAACGCTTGCTCGGCTCGACGCTGTTTGCGTCGATCGCGGCGTTCATGCTGACCTTCGACGGTTTCCGTTTCGTTCAGTCTCGCATTGCAACGCCTGAGATTTGGGTGGCAACGTTCGGTCTCGGCCTGCTGTACGCGTTCTACCGGCTATGGACGGCAACGCAAGTCCGGATTCGCTTGCAGATTCCCGGTGAGTTCGGTTGGCGTTTCATTCTCACTCTGATTGCCGGCACTCTCGTTGCCGTGCTGTTCTCGTTCGGTCTCAATAAACTCGGAACGCAACCGACCGACCCCGAGCTCATTTGGAAGAGCCACGTCATGGCGTTTCTGTACGCCGAGCTTGGCATCTACATTTTGGCACGCTGGGTTGGCCGGCGTTTCGTCGCCCCCGTCGCGACGGCGGTGAGCTATGGGGAAGGCTCCGAGGTTCTTCTGACGGATCGCGAACGTAAGGTCGTCCGCTTCGACGGCGGTGGGACCGGCGAGCTCAAGTACGACGATCTCGCTATAACCTACAAGCGCGACGGATCCGCGATCTACAAGACGCCCGAAGGGACGGCGACGTTCACTCCTGAGGGCGAGATGCGAACCGAAGACGGAACGATCAAGGCGGCTGACGCGCAGACGTGGCTGGTCGCTACGATCGTCATGATGTCGCTGCTGGCCGCGAGCAAATGGAACGGACTGTTCGACATGTTCGTCCTGTTCGTAGCGATCGCGATCGTATTTGCCCAGCGTTTTATCCCTCGTCCCGCGATCTTCGGGAATCCGCGCGGCTTCACGCCCGATCAGCTCATAGCCGGGATGCTGTTCGTGATGGCGACCTTCTATTTTGCCTGTTACTTCCCGAATTATCGGCTTGGCTACAACTTTTCCGACATCGTCGGCATGCAGTGGCAGATGTTCTGGTATCACGACGAGCTCTCGAAGACGAATCCCGCGTCGCTTCACCATCCGTACGGCTCGTATTGGTGGCAGTGGCCGACGCTCTTCGCACCGATTTCATATTATTGGCACGATTGGCGCACGGGTCTGGCGGCTTCGAACAGCGGAGCGTGCTGCGTCGCCGAGATTCTCGCGCTTCCCAATCCCCTGGTGTGGTGGTTCGGGCTATTCTCGGTCCCGGCAATGGCGTGGTGGGGCTACGTCGAGCGCAACAAGGGTTATCTCTTGCTCTTTGCAGCGTACTTGTTCCAATGGCTGCCGTGGATTCTCACACCGCGTATTGCCTTTGAGTACCATTTTTTCCCGAATCTGCCCATCATCGTGATTGCGAACGCCGTTGTGTTGCAACGCGCCTGGTACAAAGCCGAGAATCGCTTCTGGATCGCTTCATATTTGGCCGGCGTGCTTGCCTGTTTCATTTTCTTCTATCCGGTACTCGCAGCGATGCCGATCACGTACGATCAGTGGCACCAGCGGATGTGGCTCGACAACTGGCTCGACATCCTTCCGGGCCATTGGCATCCGCACGGCCTTAGCTGGATCAAACCGAATTGA